The window GGTCTGCTCTCTAACGCCAATGCTCTGTTGACCCCTGCATCAGTGAAGCAAATTGGCGGTCTGCTCTCTAACGCCGATGCTCTGTTGACTCCTGCGACCGTCAAGCAGATCGGCGGTCTCTTGGCCAACGCCAACAGCCTGCTGACCCCTGATGTCGTCGGTGACTTGAAGTCGTTGCTGGGAGCCTTGACCCCGATCATGCCCGAGCTCAAGTCCTTCCTGAAGCCCGCGACATTCTCGGAGCTGGGCGCCTTGCTGGGCAACGCCAACGACCTGTTGACCGGCAAGTTTGTCCACGAGACGTCTACTCTCATTGAGGACGTTTCTGACGTACGTTAtattcttctccatgacTTATTTTGACCCAAGTTTGCTGACTCTACTGTACAGCTGCTGCCGACTCTCatgaagctgctgggccagatGTAAGGGGATTTTTTATAATTTCTATGCTGATGTAGTAATTACTTCGGGTGGTTAATATTCTCTGTTTCATATTAAATGTGATGCCGTTGTTGCACATATGAACTCTTAAGTGACTATAGTGGTGTGTCTGTTCGTAGCGGTACCTCTTATGGCTTTCCGATCCTCGTGACGTGGCAGATTCACGCCCCTTATAGATTAATTGATAGCTATCATCAGTGTAGAGCCTCAAAATATGCGCTAGAGTAGCTGACACAGACAATGTAAGCCATATGGTGGAAACGTCGAGATAATGTAGCATACTGGTTGTCGCTAACTACTCTTCTGGGAACTCTTCTTACGCTAAGAATGCCATTAACCTGCATGTACGCTCAGATAATGTCCTAAATGCGACAGCTTCGCTTACTTAAAGGCCCGTTTGCAAAGAAATCTGATTGATGGCAGGTGCTCTGTTCATTTAATGCTTAACAGCGATTTTGTCTCTCCGAAAAGCCTTTGGCATTGTTGAACGGTCTGAGTCCACGATCTGTCTTAGACCGCCCATCACTCTTAGTGAGACATCTTTGCCATCTGCTGTGCCGCTTCATCGAGAACCTTTTTGATCGGTTCCTTGGTAACCATGCGCTCAAGCCACTCTTTCTCATAAGGGAAAGCATTCACATCGAAGCCATCTTCGGTGAACGCTGTATGTGCCGTTCTCTGCCAGGGGATGAATCCGAGGTCCGCATAAGACAACTTGTTGCCCACAAGCCATGGACCGTCCCCAAGATGCTCCTTGTAAGCTTCTTGCTGCTTGCCCAGCCACTTGTCCAAGACACCGCTGACACGCTTGGCTTCTCCAACGTAGCGTTCTACAGCGCTTGGAACCTTTTCGGCATGAAGGTTTTTGAACCAGTATCCCTGTCCGTAGTAAGGGCCTTGGCCCGATACCTGGAGGTAGAGGAATGAGCGAGCAAGCTCGGCCTCTGCACTTCCCGGTGGGAAGCTCAATTTGCGCGGCTCTTCTTTGTCGTAGCGTTCGATCAGATACTCGATAATGGCGCCAGACTCCCAGATGGTGAGAGTGGTGTTGGGGTCATAAATGGAAGGCAGGCGTCCATTCGGGTTGACAGCTTCATATTCGGgctccttgatctggtcAAATTTGATGGGCGCGCTTTCGAATGGCAAGCCGAGAACAGTGAGGATAATGCCGACTTTCAATGGGTTTGGACCAAGAATTCCACCGTAAAGTTTGATGGGCTGGAGATTTTGAGGCATTGTTACGAGTTTGATCAAGATATGAACTCACAATCGAGATTAATGAAAGGACAGAATGGCAATGGGGTTGAATTTCTAGATCTTAAATACAGAGCTGCGGAAAAACATTCCTGGCTCTGATTGGTTCCCGCCAACTTTCTTAACCATTACCAATAATTATTAATCCTTCGGACATGCGTAAGGCCGAAACCGCGCATATTACTATGCAAGCGTCAAATGACGGTATAGACTTAGAACGTTCATGGTGCATATTTTGTCTCAATACTGAGCAACAGACGGACTTATTCTCAGGGTGCCGTAAAATATCTACTTTTGTTAGTTATCGAAGCTTCTTCAGACTTGATTATTCGCTCTACCTCACCGGCAGCAATGACATCACTTTCGCCATGAAATCCGATACAATCCTGGTACTAGGTGCAACTGGTAAGACCCCTCAAATAGACGGTGAACTAGAAGAACTTTGCTGCAAAGCCTTGGAAGTGATCAGTTAACCTGCCTTAGGCGGTTCTGGCCTTGCCTTTGTGGAGGAAGCCCTAGGACGGCCCAATCCCCCTGGCCTGGTACTTTACGTTCGAACGCCGTCCAAGCTTCCTCCTACCTTCGCATCCAATTCACATGTTTCTATTGTGGTGGGAAATCTCGCAGACTTCGACAAAATAAGCTCCGCTATGAGAGATCACTCTGTAACGACGGTAGTCTCTTTCCTCGGGGCATATGTCTCACTCTACGCCATCGTCACAAGATCTACGGATACACCTATTGCCGACTCGTTCCCTGAAATCATTCGAGCTATGAAGGCCAATGGCATTCGACGTTTACTAGTTCTCTCAACCCTATCCTATtgggtggaagagagagatacCCCCACCTGGAAGCTCTCAATCATTGGTACAGTCCCAAAAATCTTTGTTCCACAGGGCAATGCGGAAATGGTTCGGATTGCGGAAACGGTGAATGCGAACGGCACGGATCTGGAGTGGACCATTTTTCGGGTTCCACACTTGACAGATGGGCCTGCAGATCTTCCCGTCGGGGCAGGCTATGCAGGGCCGGATCAAAAGGGCGGCCTGAACCTGTCTCGAAGAAGCTTAGCACGCTGGGTGCTAGGAGAGATCGGAGATAGAGAATGGATCAGAGGCGTACCTTTCCTTGGGAATTACTAAACAGGCCTTATCTTGACTGTTATGTGTAAGTATATAACTCCTAATCATGCTATGCTTTTTTCAATCGATATTTGTCTGCAGATGGAAGTTGTCCCAGCATTAAAAGCGTTCAGGATCTCATTTGTTCTCTGTTAATCGTGTAAAAGTTTGAGTCGATTTCGTGGAAAGATTCCTGGACAGCCCTAGTAGACGCATTTCCCTCAATGTACTAATTCACTCCAAGCTCAGCTTTATCTGTTAGAAGATCACGctaacaataataatagcaGGTCTTGTCACCACTATCAACCCTCAGCATCCA of the Penicillium psychrofluorescens genome assembly, chromosome: 1 genome contains:
- a CDS encoding uncharacterized protein (ID:PFLUO_002112-T1.cds;~source:funannotate), which codes for MPQNLQPIKLYGGILGPNPLKVGIILTVLGLPFESAPIKFDQIKEPEYEAVNPNGRLPSIYDPNTTLTIWESGAIIEYLIERYDKEEPRKLSFPPGSAEAELARSFLYLQVSGQGPYYGQGYWFKNLHAEKVPSAVERYVGEAKRVSGVLDKWLGKQQEAYKEHLGDGPWLVGNKLSYADLGFIPWQRTAHTAFTEDGFDVNAFPYEKEWLERMVTKEPIKKVLDEAAQQMAKMSH